The DNA segment ATAGTATTCTCCATCAAACCCAAAGCTTCTACTTTGTTTAATACTTGACCGATAGCTTCATCGACATGTTCTATCATGGCTGCATAAGTAGGATTACTATGGTATTTGCCTTTCTCTTTGTTCTTATATTTATCAACTTTTTCAGCCCTTGCCTGTAGAGGTGTGTGTACATTATAAAACCATAGATTAACAAAGAATTTTTCATTTTTATTTTCCTCAATATAAAGGCATACATCTTTGGCTAATCGCTCAGTTAGGTACTCATCCTGAGGTCCATCTTTTAACCTTGGGTTTCCGTAAGGCATAAAATAACCATTATAACCTTTCTTCTTATTTTTATGAGGAGCACCTTTGCTCCAACCTCCATGGTTTTTATCGAAGCCATGATTTTCTGGCCAGTATCCTTCATTTTCCCCTAAATGCCATTTTCCAAAATGAGCTGTTTTGTATCCGTTTTCCTTAAATAATTTACCGACGGTCGGTTGGCTTGTTTCTAGGTACATGGTCCATTCAGGAATAGAATACTTTGCATATGGCATCTTCCATCCTTCAATCCAATCGGTCAAATTCAGTTTTGCAGGGTACTTACCTGTAACAATACTTGCTCTTGTAGGTGAACACACATTACAAGATGCATAAGAGTTTGTATAAACAATTGATTTTTCAGCAAACTTGTCTAATGCTGGTGTTTCATAATAATCACTTCCATAACTACTTAAATCCTTCCAACCTAAGTCATCAACAATAATTTGTATTACATTATACTGTTTTTGTGAATATCCCACCTGAGTGAGCCCCAATAATAATATGAATAATACCTTTTTCATTTTAGAATGTCTTATGTTTTTTGACCAATACCTTAATAATATCTTTCATCACAATACTTTCATCATAACCATTTTCAGCGGTATACAATTGGCATGGAATATTTAATTCCCTACATTTTTCATTAAAATAGTACCCGTAATTTGCTGAATGTACGGGGTCTTTGATTTTAGGATTCTCTAGCTGAATTGAACTTGGGTAGTAAAGGTATAACGCAGGGTACCTCTTTCCTTTTTTCAGAAGATCATAGGGTGAATATTCATGAACTTCTTTCAAAATTTCATCCCTTTTATTTAGAAAGTTTTTATAGTTAACTTTCTTATTTTTTGGATCCAATTCTAGGTTAAATGCATGTGCTCCATATTTATTATTTTGAATCCATTGCTTTACCATTTTTGGATCTAAAGAAGTCTGCGCTCTTATCGCAAAAACTGCATTTATTGATTTTCGTAATTGCTTGTACTTTTTTTCATGGCTTACACTGCTATTCAAACCAATGATTAAGCTACTACAAGCACCGGCTGACCCACCACATAAAGCGATATTATTTTTATCGATATAAAATTCAGTATCATGATCTATTACATAATGTAAAGCTTTAAGAATATCATTTATTGGTATACTTACTTTGGGATAAATAGTATTATCTACGTCCTTCAATAAACGGTAATTCACAGTAATTACCGATATTCCATTGTCTAAAAAAGGCGAGAGATCTGGAAAAAACTTTTTCTGATGGATGTCTTTCTTATCTCCCCCTTTCCATGCTCCTCCATGAATAAAAAATAAAAGAGGAGTAGGTGCTGTCGATGTAGCTTGAAAAAAATCAAACACTTGTGCTTGCTCATTACCATATGCCACATTGGAACGAGTAGCTTCAACTGATATATTTTGGCCAATTACAGCTTGACAAAATAATAGGAGAAAAATGTGTACTAATATTTTCATTATAATTTTTGAATTTTTGATGTAAAGTAATCTGTAGGAGACTCAAACTTTATGATATACACACCTGTTTGAAGATGGAGAGTTTTAATATCAATGCTTTTCTGGTTTGTAATAAACTCCTGATAAAGAATATTACCCAAAAGGTCATAAATAGAGATTCTTCCAGATTTTGCTTCTTGGAATTTTACAAAGAAATATGAATCGAAAGGGTTTGGTCCTAAAAACCATGAACTCTTAAAATCATAAATATCAGTAGGTATTTGACCTTCTAAAGGAGGTTGTTCTGGATCTACATTTTCTTCTTCTTCTTTCACCTCAGATAAAAGAAAAGCTTTAATTGCTTGATCCAGTGAATCTATTGTAGCATTCACTGTATATTGTGGTGTACAGTTTTTGACAATTAGTGTTGCATCATCAATGTTAAGTAGTAAAGTATCCACAGCAGTCTGAGGGAAGTCACCTACTGAAGTACCAACGCTTATTGCTTTGATAATTGTGTAGGCTTCACTAATCTTATCATTTAGGGGTTGGTAATCTATTTTGTTTTTAATGTTTAATGCATCAAAGTAAATAGTACCTTCATTCTTATAGACTTTGCTAAAAGTAGAGACCAGTTTATCTATTTTTTCATTGATTACTTTAATTCCTTTTTCAACTAATAATCCATTGATATATATATCCAACGATTTACCTTCATAAATAGAAAGTTTGACTCTATAGTTTTTATTCTTTTCAAACTTATCTGATAATAAAGCATTTTCATCTAGAAATGTTGTGACCTGCTCTCCTTCTATAGAATTTGTATAAAAAATATTATATCTGTTATCACCTCCAATCAATAGAGAAAGAATATAATTTCCTTCCGATGAGATAAAATCTATAGTATTTGACAGGTGATTTTTACTAGCAGAAAAAGTGAAATTTAGTTCATAATTATCATCTAATTCAGTTGCGATTTGATATTGTATGGTAGGTATTGAATTTTCAGAACTAAGCTTATTCAATATCAAGTGCTTGTTTTCAACGAAAACTTCTTTTTCGGTTCCGTTGATGATGGACCAATTTCCTGACAATGATATAGATTCAAAGTTTTCTTCCTCTACCATACAATCATATCCATTGGTTTCCGGAATTGTTATTTCTTCTTTTTCAATATTTTTTTTAGCTCTCTCATTAATCATATACAAAGCACCTTTACAAGTCGTTTGCACATTATTTCTTATCGATCGATACAATTTATCGATATCATCCGAAGCAGGTAGATTATCAATAACTTCTTCATATAGACCAGTAAATTCATTCTGGTTGGTGAAGTAATCTTGTATATTTCTTAAAGAGTGCCACTGATGGAACAAATCCTCACCTTTTGCATATTCCTGAAGTAATTCAAGAGCTTTTTCGTTTCTTGTTTGCTGATATAAAATAGTGGCCGCTTCAATTCTAATAAAGCTTCTTTCTTGAGTATCAAAAGCAATTTTCTCGACTTCCTTAAGATAGGGAATCACATTAGACAGTTGATTTCTAAGTCCATAAATTGCCCAATAACGTACTAAATCTATATCACTATTTAAGGCTTCTACTTGTTCTTCAATCACTTCTTTTCCTTTTCCAGATAAGTTGGCTATCGGAAGAATTTTAGTTAATGGATATATGTCTTCATCAAATTTAAACTCGTAAGGAGTGAGCCCCGTTTTCAGGTAGATATTAATCATTTCCCCATATGGAATAAACTGAAGATCTCTTGTTTCCAAAATCTGTTGATTACAAAAATCCCTCATTTTTTCTAGCTGTTCTTTATACTGAGGATCATCAGCTAGGTTATTCATTTCCCAAGGATCATTTTTTGTATCATATAGTTTTTCATACTTCCTGTGATCATAGAAAAGTGAGGTTTGAAAATCATTTAATCTTCCATTCCATAAATCATTTCTAACCGTTTGATATAATTCCGATTTACCTGTATAGTTTTTAAATTTCATCTCAGGTAACGAAGTGTTATATACTCTTGAATAGCTAAAGTTATTGTCTGCTACTTCTCTTGTGATATCTCTAATCTCATCTGCTGCATCTTTAGCTCCAAAATACATTTCCTTAGTATAGTTTTTAGCTAAGAAATTTACTCCTTCCATATAATCAGGAACTTTTATACCCGTTAATGAAAGTACTGTTGCAGCTAAATCTTCAAAACTTATTACCCGATCAGATGTAGTTCCAATATCAATACCAACCAATGCTTTAAATTTTTCGGGAACATAAACATAAAGTGGCACTTGATGACCAATGTTTAAGCCATTCCCTTTTCCGCGAGGCATGGCTTCACCATGATCAGAATAGATAAATACAATTGTACTTTCTGTCAGTCCATCCTTTTCTAATTCATCGAGTATTTCTCCAATTTTAGAATCTGTATAGTTAATACAATTGTAAATCCTGGCGAAGTGTTCTTTCATTTCCTCCGATTCCTTTAAATAGGGAGGTACTATTGCATCTTCAGGTTTTGTCTGTAATTCATCAGGAAGATTATCCAATACTTCCTTTTTGTAATTACTATATGAATTGACATACTTTCTACTCGTATGAGTATACATTAGATTAAATACACTAAAAAAGGGTTGATCAGGTTTCCTATTTTTCCATGTTGCTGTAGCACTACTTTCGTTCCAAGCTTCATTCGTAAAATCAGAAGCATCAAGTACATTATAATCTGTCTTCAGATTATTGGATGTATAATATCCATGGTCTCTTAAGTAGGTTGGAAATCCTTTGATGAAGTTTGGAAAAGGAATATTACCTCTATGATTTCCTGTACCAATAGATGTCGCATGCATTCCCGTTATAATAGCAGATCTTGATGCAGAACATATGGTAGCTGTCGAAAAAGCAGAATTAAACCGGATACCCATTTCTGAAATTTTATCCATCACCGGTGTTATTGCCGCTTGGTTATTGTAGATCATATGAGGTGATGTATCCTCAAAAGTGATCCATAGAATATTAGGCTTATCATTCTCTGCTGTACCTAAATGAGGAAATAGGTGTGTTAGTATTAGTAAAAAAGTAATAATCTTGAAATTCATACTTTAATGATGATCAATATATAATGATTAAAAAATAAGTGAGTAAGTCAATTTCTTTTTTTACATGAGTGTATAACTTACACTCCAAAATTGGTGGTGTTGTATTAATAAATGAGAAAATAATTCCCTTTTAGGGAGGGGATATTTAACTAATTTGGATGAATACTCATTTATATTCAATAAAAAAGGGTATCAGTCCATTGAACCAATACCCTTCTTCTACTTAATGGATTATATTACCATAATTCCAACTCCATATCTAGGTTTCGGAATGTTAATGTATCCATTACATGATGTTTAATCCCATCGGTATCAGAATAGTTGTAGTCTAAATATAACTCATTAGTATTCGCATTATATTCTGATAAATTATTGGTTACTTCTGTGATAGGTGAACCTTCAAAAGGCTCCACTTCTACTACATTATCTGAAGAAATATTGATTTGTAATCTACCATTGTTTGTACTTCCAATACCATTGGTAGATACTTTATTTTTCGCTAAAGTATTTAAGATCCAAACATCATTCTTCACCATGTCTTTATGGCTGTATACATTAGATACTAAAGTATCTCCCTGAGGATCAAAACTTGTATCTACTCCATGATGGTACCAATTTCCCTCTAGGTAATGAATAAACTTAAACACTGGAATCATATAATTCTTCGCCAATACACCATTTTCTGTAGAACCTGTAAGTACTGAATCTGCTGTAGATTGTGTGATCAAAAGCGGTAATGCATAATGGTTAGTAATCGCTTTAGGATCATCATAAAATGCATCAGTAAAATTGATCTCCACTAACCCCTGAAAAGTACCAGGTTCAACCACCATTTCAGAAGTATGACCAAGAGTATAGTATTCTTCTGGAAGAAGTTCCCAAGATGTTTCATTCAACAGAGATTCATTGATTTCAAATTGAGTGACTACCCTATCCTTATTTTCTCTTTTCCCACCTAATACAACACCTACATTTGTTTTCTGTTCGCTATCTAGAACGACAGTTCTTACAGGTTGTTGATAAGGAAAATAGACAATAGAATAATCAAAGTCTGTTAGATAGTCTTCGTAAGGCTCACAAGAAGTAAAAGCTATTAATGATAAGCCGATGACCAGATACTTATTTATAAAATCTTTCATATTATTTAATTCTTACTACCAACCTTTATTTTGTACAATATTGTTACTTTTCATGATCTCATCGTAAGGGATAGGACCATACATCATATAATCCATATATAAACGTTCTTCCACATCAATTACTTGATAAGAATACTTCGTTTCTCCTTTTGTGATTTCTATCCCTTGAGCAGCTGTATTGATGACATCTAAATTATATTCCCATCTTCTTAAATCGTAAAAACGGTGACTTTCGAATGCTAATTCAATTCTTCTTTCATTATGAATGAGTTCTCTAAATGCATCTCTACCTTGGCTTGCTACTTCAGTAAGGTAAGCATGATCGCTTAGTGTAGCTCTTTCTCTTACTTTCTTCAATGCTTCAAATGCTGTGATTTTACAATTCGGAGGAACAGCATTCGGTCCTACTAATTCGTTTGCTGCTTCAGCATAATTTAGGTAAGCTTCCACTTCTCTAAATAAAGCATAGTAATGACGATCAGTACTTTCACTACCTGGAGTTAACGAGATGTTCGGGTTTACAAATTTCTTTAAATAGTACCCTGTTTTAGTATAGTACGAGTAATTTTCTTCGGTGTCTTTTCCTCCAACAAAAGTTTCAATTGAGTCTCCTCTAAACACTGCATTATTATAGATGATCATTGTGTAAAACCTTGGATCTCTACCTTCATAAGGATTTTCGGCATCGTAGTTACTCAACTCAGAAGTAATAGGATAACCGTTTTCCATTGGAAATGCATCTACCAAATTTTGTGTTGGATTTGTAAAACCTTTACCATTTAAACTTGGTGGATAGTTTTTCTTTTCAAAATCGTTAGTCGAACTCGAAGTCGTTAAGATAGGCTTTCCTTTATTTTGCCACCAAAACATATCAGGATCCCAAGCAGGTAAACTACCCACTTTGTCAATGAACTCTTGACTAAGGATTGCCGTTCTTAACCAATTCTCAGATTGAGTATTTCCTCCTGTTCTATCATAGAAGGCAGGACTTGCTGCATATAGTGCCACTTTAGAAGCCAAAGCAAATGCCGAATTCAAATTTGCTTTACCAACATTGTTGATAGCAAAACTTGGACTATCGTAATCACTTGTAAGGTACTTCTTAGCAGAGTCAAGATCATTTAAAATATAATCGACACATTCCGCATAAGTATTTCTTGGTAAATGTACCGAGTAAGGTCTACTTGTATCGATAATAGGTACACCTAATACAGCACCGTTTTCGTCTTTACCCGCATGATTTTTCAATAATTGGAAATTGAAAAATGCTCTTAAAAAAGATGCTTCTCCATACATTCTACATTGATACAAAGAATCTGTTTCAAGGTCATCAAAATAAGTGAATTCTATTGTGTTGGTATATTGCGTTGAGTCAAAATACTTTTCGTTTAAACCGTACTCTAAGAACTCATTTATATTTCTGATCGCTTGATAAGAATCATTCCATGTATTGATGGGGTTAAGGTCAGCATTCCAACCGCCTAAAGACATATTTCTTACCTCGGATCCAACCTGACTTGATACAGCATTATCTGTAGCACAATCTAAAATATCATCACCTAGGTAATCATACGATTTAGGAAATTTATTGTATACGTAGTTCAATACTCCTTCTGCAAAATCAGGATCTTTCCATACTTGTTCTGGAGATAATTGATTATCTGCATCTGGCTCTAGGTACTTAGAACAACTAGAAAATAGAGCAGTCCCAAGCAGTAATACTAATCTAATTTTATTGTTTAACTTCATCACTTACTCAATTTTAGATGTTCAAGTTGATACCCATTGTATAAGACCTCATAATCGGGAATTCTGTGATGCCACTGTTTGGTCTTTCAGGGTCTACATTTTTATTTTCAGCTGCAGAGACTTCAAAAAGATTATTAGCTCTGATGAAAAACTTCGATTCAAACTTTCTTGATTCTTTACGAGGAAGAGTGTACCCCACTTCTACATTTTTGATTCTAAAGAAATCAGCTTTTTCTAACCAGAAATCTGAGGTTACGTAGTTATTTTCTCCTTTTGTAGTAGTTAATGCTGGGTAAGTAGCATCTGCTCCAAGTTCTGGAGTCCATGAGTTTCTCGCTACTTCAGAGTAATTGTCTAGGCCACTCATCTGATAATACTTACTATCGTTATATCTGTAATGTCCTGCAAAACCAGCACCTGCAACAAATAGGTTGACATTTTTATAGCTGATTCCAAACTGTATTCCATAAGATAAAGTTGGGGAAGTATTACCGATATATTCTTGATCATCATTATTAATTACACCATCTCCATTAATATCTTGGTAGCGAATGTCTCCGGCTCCAACAGTACCAAAAGTCTGAGAAGGGCTAAATCTAGCTAAATTATCACTTTGGAATAAACCTTGGTTTCTGTATCCATACATTCCATCAATAGGTCTATTTTCTTGATTCATCCCTTCAGGTAGGTTTTCCATTTGTAAGACATCCTCCCACTTCGTTTGTTGGTACATTAAATTCGCTCCAATATTTAAGCGGATATCTCCAAATGTTTTGTTGTAACTGATGGCTCCTTCAATACCTTCACTTAAAGTACTATTGTTATTAAAGTAGGCTCCATCATTACCATAATAATCCGGATAAACGGCAGCGTAATTCGTAATCATATCCTTACGGGCATTATCGAAATAATTTACTTCCAATGCTAAAGCATCAAATAGTTCTACTTCAATCCCTAAATTTAATTCTAATGCTTGCTCATAAGATAGCTCCATGTTTTCTTCTCTATGAGCAATTAATGTATTACGACTTACACTATTATTTTCACCTAAAACGAGTACTCCGCCATCACCATATCTTTGAAGGTGCATATATGTCCAGATAGTAGGATCATAGGCCATTAATCCAGCAGAACCTTTAATTTTTAAATGTGTTAGAATTTTATTTTCTTCTAAGAATCCTTCATTAGAAATAATCCAACCTGCACCCACTGCTGATGAGTTGGCTACGCGTTTATCTTTTGCTAATTTATTTGTACCAACCCATACAGAAGAACCTTCTAATACATATTTGTTTTTAAATGTATAGTTGGCATTCAAACCTGCATGCAATGTTTTTATAAAATAAAACTGTGTACTAGTAGACACCGTTTGTCTATATCCTAACGCATTAACAGAAAGTTTATGTTTTTCTCTAAATGTTCTATCATAGTTGATGTTACCATAAAACGTATTACTAAAATAATCTGAATTCGTTTTTCTTACCTGATCATCCGTTTTAGCTCCTTGTTTTACTTGGAATAAATCGTAACCATCATCAGTTTTTGCGAGAGGCATATAGGAGTTGTAGCCTTCATCCTTACCGTATTCGAAAGTATTACTACCATCCACTGCTACATAAACATCAGCGGAAAGCCCCATAATATGTTCGTTAAAATCTAGATCAAAACCAAAACGGGTTTGGATACTTCTATCAACATTTTTGTCATAACCTGTATAATTCAACTCTCCATAGATATTCTTCGGTTGATGCAATGATCCCCCTAAAATATCTGTTTCTCTAGATCCTCCTTTATGAATAAATATTGGATACTCATTGGGTCTTGTTGTCGACAGAAGGTTAAAATAGTCCCCAGAACTAAGGTTAGGAGTATTGTAAAGTTCTACTCTACCACTTACATCTACTACACCAGTAATTACATCAGTTAGTTTCATTCCTAAGTTTGTTCTGATGTTAATTCGATCATAAGAGGAAGTTGTTCCTACATTTTCTAAACCATCTTGACCTACATACCCAAGGTGTACGAAATAATTTGATTTTTTAGATCCACCAATAAAGTTTAAATATCCCTTTCTGTAGGTAACATCGTTCTTCATGGCATATCCATAGTAATCATTATTGGGGTATAAAATGGGATCAGTACCATTTCTATAAGCCTTGATTTCATCATCAGTATAATGTGGGGCTAGACCATCGTTTGATCTTGCAGTATTGTATAGGGAGGCATATTCATCTGCAGCTAAAAACTCAGGTTTTGTGGTAGGCGTCTTAATTCCTTGCTCATAACCTACGGTGATTTTTAGTTTATTACTAATCCCTCTTTTTGTAGTGATTAGAACGACACCATTTGCTGCATTAAGGCCATAGATCGCTTTCGCTGTCATGTCTTTTAACACAGTAATCGATTCAATTTCTTCTGGATTTAGATCAACCCAGTCTCTAGCAATTCCATCTACAAGTACTAGTGGAGCATAATCTGTAGTACTCGATTTTCCTCTGATAGATAAATAGGAAGCATTAGTACCAGGCTCACCAGTAGTGCTCATCAATTGTAATCCTGATAATTTACCCTGTAAAGCATCACTTAAGTTTAAAAAAGAGGAGTTAGATAATTCATCTCCAGTGATGGTTGAAATAGTACTTACTGTCTCCTTTTTGTCGATATCATAAAATGGAGCATGGTAAACATCAGCTTTTGAATTTAACTCTAAACTATCTAAAATAAACCCGAGGTCTTTCTCTTGGGAAAAGACTTCCTCCCAAGAAAATAGTAGAGTTAAAAAGAAGATTATATATTTTAATTTTGACATTATTTCAAAGTTTTAGTCAGACAGAGAGATTACCACCCAGTATTTTGAATGTAATTATTGTACTTCGCGATTTCATCGATAGGTATCGGATACCAATAATTTCTTGGTCTAAAATTACGTACTCCTTTAAGGACCGGATAAGAATATTCTAGGCTACCATCTGATGACTTTTTAATCACTACTCTTTTGATTGTTGCCAATTTTTCTTCCGCAATTTTCCACCTTCTAATGTCAAACCAACGGTGTCCTTCAAAGCATAATTCTACAGCTCTTTCGTTTCTAATTCTATCTCTGAATAATGCTTTATCACCTGTGTATTTTGAATTGACATCAGGCATACCTACTCTATTCCTGATAATATTTACAGCTTGTAAAGCCGAAATACCAGCTTCTGGAACTACTGCAGTTGGACCATATACTTCATTGGCTGCTTCTGCAAAATCTAGATATACTTGACTTAGTCGAATATACACCCATGGCATATAATGCTGACTCCATCTTTTTTCCCAATGATTAGAACCTTTCGGCCAGAACTTCTTTACAAAATAACCCGTACGAGAAGCTTGGTTATCAGGTAGGTTATCTTCTCTTCCTCCAGTAAATGTCTCAATGTAGATCTGTTGTTGTCCATTTACACCCCATTCTGCACCATTATATAAGATGTTATTGTAGAATCTAGGATCTCTTCCTTCATAAGGTGATGTTGGGTCATAGTTGGAAGCAGGATCTGTAATAGGTAAACCACTTTCCATCTCAAACATATCTACCATATTTTGGGTCGGCCCTGTTGTAGCATTTGCTCCACCATAACTTTTAGGTATAAAATGGTTAGTTAGGTCTCCTTTAGATCTTGTTCCTCTGTTTTTCCACAATAACACTTCAGAACTTCCTGGATTACCAAATCTAAAAAAGATATCAGCGTAATTAGTACCTAATGAAACACCAAACTCACCTTGACGTTGTATCAGTTCAGATTGAGCTTTAAGAGATTCTAATAATAAATCATTGTTATATGCAGCAGCTCCGTTAGCATCTTCTTGCATAAGTGGACTACCCATATATAATAAGATCATCCCTTTTAATGCTAATGCAGATCCTTTTGTTACTCTACCATGTTGGT comes from the Flammeovirga agarivorans genome and includes:
- a CDS encoding RagB/SusD family nutrient uptake outer membrane protein, translating into MKRILYILLIAFTLPACESFLDRSPDLGLVEEDIYTDYFTFRAFNDRLYGHMDDQLHWDRRDDLGSVADETQNNYEYGFSTDMNSGGNYSTSSKSKLYESGWEAKTADGKPKWGAEAPPIWNAIQAIRVANLTFKNIEMLEGATEEQVNELLGQAYFFRAFYYFQILIRWGGQPRMDFLFESDEDYKDLERRDFVTSAQDCIEDLDASLLLLPSTWPSDQHGRVTKGSALALKGMILLYMGSPLMQEDANGAAAYNNDLLLESLKAQSELIQRQGEFGVSLGTNYADIFFRFGNPGSSEVLLWKNRGTRSKGDLTNHFIPKSYGGANATTGPTQNMVDMFEMESGLPITDPASNYDPTSPYEGRDPRFYNNILYNGAEWGVNGQQQIYIETFTGGREDNLPDNQASRTGYFVKKFWPKGSNHWEKRWSQHYMPWVYIRLSQVYLDFAEAANEVYGPTAVVPEAGISALQAVNIIRNRVGMPDVNSKYTGDKALFRDRIRNERAVELCFEGHRWFDIRRWKIAEEKLATIKRVVIKKSSDGSLEYSYPVLKGVRNFRPRNYWYPIPIDEIAKYNNYIQNTGW